Genomic DNA from Entomoplasma freundtii:
TAAAGGTTAAGGCCTTTTTCTTGCGCAAGTAACGTTAATTTTTGTTGCGTTACTTCACCAACTTTCGGTGTTAAATGCAATAAACGTTCCATTGAAAGATTATCTTGTAATAAAATAACTTTCAAAAAAGCCATAGCATCTTTAATTACTTTTCGTTCACGAAACTTAATGGCCCCTACTAATTGGTAAGGGATTTTTGCATTAGTTAGGACTTTTTCAAACTCTTGTGACCAATAATTAGCACGATAAAGAATGAAAAAATCGTTATATTGGTAACCATCATTTTTGACCATTTTTTCAATCATACTTGTGATATAACGAGCTTCGGCATAGCGCGAAGCCGCTTCTTTTACCTCAGGACGTTTTCCACCAAGGTTTTGGGTAAAAATAAGTTTCTTTTCACGATGATGGTTTTGTTCAATAAAGTCATTAGCCAAATCCAGAATTTGTTGAGTTGAACGATAGTTTTCATTTAAAACAATCGTTTTAGCATTAGGATAGTATTTTTGAAAATTAGTAATAATTTCTACGCGTGCCCCTCGTCAAGAATAAATTGTTTGGTCGGGGTCTCCAACAACTGTTAAATCATTACGGCCTTTAGTTAAAAACCTAATCAACTCAAATTGCAAATCATTAGTATCTTGGAATTCATCAACCATGACGTAGTCAAAGCGCTTTCGTCATTTTTCAAGTACTTCAGGATAATTACTAAATAGATGGTAGGTATAAACTTGTAAATCATCAAAGTCTAAAGCTTTTTCACTACGCAAGCGCTCATCATAAAGCTTATAAAGTTTCGCCACCTCGCGATCATCAGGGTTAGCACTTGTTTCCAAAACGTCATCAGGTGATAACAAACCATTTTTTCAATCACTAATTTGTCCGAGAGCTTTTTTTTCGAATTTTACAACATTAATTTCTGGTGATAAGTCATGAGCTTTAATTAGTTGCCGTAAAATAGTGCGTTGGTCAGCTGTATCCAAAATATTAAAATGTTTTGGCAAATTTAGAATCGGTGCTTCTTCTCTTAAAACGCGAGCACAAAAAGAGTGGAATGTCGATATAAACGGATTCAAAGCCTCATTTTGAAGAATTTTTTGTACTCGATCTTTCATTTCGCGAGCCGCTTTGTTCGTAAAGGTTAACGCTAAAATTTTTGTCGATTTTATTCCGACATGGTCAATTAAATAAGCAATCTTAGTAGTAATCACCCGTGTTTTCCCAGATCCGGCTCCCGCAACAATTCGTAGAGGACTATCAACAATTTCAACTGCTTGACGCTGTTGCTTATTCAAGTTCTCCAATAGTTTAGTCATTTCGTGCATTATCTTTATCCTTTCTAAATTTTGTTTCAGGTTCTAAAGTAACTTCAAAGCCAAATTCATCGGGCACTAACCATTCTTTTTCTTCGCGTTTAAGTAATCCGGGTTGCGAAGCTAAATTAGGAATCCACTTCGGTTCCTTAGTAGTTTTTGTTGTCGGTTTTTCCACTTTGGGATCTTTATTAACAACATAAAGGTGGTTTTTTAAGTCCACAATTGCCTGGTGGTCATCTTGGACTTTAATCGAAAAGACTAAATATAAAAATCAAGCCAAATAGAAGAGATAACCTATTTGCGTTAATAATAAAGCCATTTTTACTTCACGAGGAATCCCTTCTGACGGCAAAGGGGTAGCACTCTTCATGATTAAAATTGCGCCAATTTGAGTGCCCACAGCCACTAGTCACGGAATAAAGAGAAAATAGACTTCTCTTAGAAATAAGTGTCATAATGAAGGTTGCTTTTTTCCTTTGGCCTTTAAGCGAATGCCGCAAATTAATTTTCCTAAGGTTTGACCCTTTTGAAAAAAAGGCAAGATGACAAAATAGAGGAGAGTTAAACTAATAGTCAAACCCAAATTGAGATAGAGAAGATGCCATTGGTCAGGTTTGATAGCTACTAAAAAACGAATTGCAAATCCTGGAATAGCAATTAAAATTAAGTCAATAATTCTCGCAAGGAAAATGCGCCCTAAGGACGCTAATTCATATTCTCGTGGTTGGGAATGGGGTTGCTGCGAATGATTAACATTTGGCAAGTCTGTAATTCCGCTGCCGTTTTGATTATCGTTAACCATTTACCCTCAGCCTCCTATTTTAGACGACGTAATTCTAAGCTAACTTGGTCGCCATATTCTTTGATTCAAGCACTGAACTTCTCATTTTGGTGCTTTTGATAAACTTTATTTTTTTGAAAGTTATTTCCAAGTTTACCACTCATTCGATCATATGAAAACCTTAGCGCCTTTTTATAGAGTTGTTTATTCTCCAATTGACGAGTCAGACTTAGAAAACTATAAGCCAATTGATAGATATAAGCGTAATTTAATTCGTCGCGAAGTTCTTTATAAGTCCCAATTTTTCTATAGTAATTAAGGATGTGGGGTCATTGGTTGACTAAATCAAAGACCGAATAACGTAAAGGTGTTTTTAAATGCGTTATCAAAACATCCGGAAGTTTATAAAAAGTTTTGGCATGACCAAGTACTCGATAAACAAATAAGGCATCAAAACGATTACTATCACGGAAACGAATTCGGTAGTTTTTGATAATGTTAGTAGCAAACAACTTGCCATAAAGGTTTTGGTTCAAGTAAGCAAATGGAGTGTGGTCAGTTGTTAAGTCATAAATTTTGTTTGAAATTAATAAACCTTCATCATTATCAGTGTCTTGCTCGATAAAACCAACATGTTTTTGTGCAAACTGAATAATGTCCAACGGTTGGTTAGTTTCTTTGACCAGTTTTGCAATTTTTTCTACAAAATGAGGGGCGACAATATCGCCTTCTTTCAAAAAACAAGTATAGGCACCACGAGCTAGTTCCAAGCCCGTATTTCAATTTGTGGATGGGCCTTGAGGACGATTATTCACCACCAAAGTAATCTTAGGGTTAGCAAAAAATTCTTGATGTAAAAAATCAAGACTATTGCTTCCTGCTATTGGTTCGTCGTCAACGAGGATTATTTCAAAATTAGAATTAGTTTGTGCCTTAATTGAATCTAAGGTTTTAAGAAGTTTTTCTTCTTTTGCTTGAGAGGAAATGATAAAAGAAACTAACATTCAGCCTCCTACTTTTCTAATTACTATTTTACTATATGTTGAAAATTACCAACAAAATCCTGAATTTG
This window encodes:
- a CDS encoding ATP-dependent helicase, with amino-acid sequence MTKLLENLNKQQRQAVEIVDSPLRIVAGAGSGKTRVITTKIAYLIDHVGIKSTKILALTFTNKAAREMKDRVQKILQNEALNPFISTFHSFCARVLREEAPILNLPKHFNILDTADQRTILRQLIKAHDLSPEINVVKFEKKALGQISDWKNGLLSPDDVLETSANPDDREVAKLYKLYDERLRSEKALDFDDLQVYTYHLFSNYPEVLEKWRKRFDYVMVDEFQDTNDLQFELIRFLTKGRNDLTVVGDPDQTIYSWRGARVEIITNFQKYYPNAKTIVLNENYRSTQQILDLANDFIEQNHHREKKLIFTQNLGGKRPEVKEAASRYAEARYITSMIEKMVKNDGYQYNDFFILYRANYWSQEFEKVLTNAKIPYQLVGAIKFRERKVIKDAMAFLKVILLQDNLSMERLLHLTPKVGEVTQQKLTLLAQEKGLNLYEVVTSPENEALAVTKHLETLRNALIQGEQLANNQAPVTQILETLLDLSGYWEQVKILDNDEKDNQNHLKALLDQVQRFDDEFDPERYGESNPLLAFLQEEALTSGDDNQQEPNKVTLLTIHSAKGLENKVVFIAGVNQDVFPSRFSMMRTDSLEEERRALYVAMTRAKERLILSYVQGEYSRLSNGLLQASRFIRELNQDLIDIERNIFVHNDGVITSQPASTKTMAASEFQKGDLVNHILFGDGIVIKVYETEYQIAFNNPKFGVQILVKGNPVLRKKI
- a CDS encoding RDD family protein, giving the protein MVNDNQNGSGITDLPNVNHSQQPHSQPREYELASLGRIFLARIIDLILIAIPGFAIRFLVAIKPDQWHLLYLNLGLTISLTLLYFVILPFFQKGQTLGKLICGIRLKAKGKKQPSLWHLFLREVYFLFIPWLVAVGTQIGAILIMKSATPLPSEGIPREVKMALLLTQIGYLFYLAWFLYLVFSIKVQDDHQAIVDLKNHLYVVNKDPKVEKPTTKTTKEPKWIPNLASQPGLLKREEKEWLVPDEFGFEVTLEPETKFRKDKDNARND
- a CDS encoding glycosyltransferase family 2 protein; amino-acid sequence: MLVSFIISSQAKEEKLLKTLDSIKAQTNSNFEIILVDDEPIAGSNSLDFLHQEFFANPKITLVVNNRPQGPSTNWNTGLELARGAYTCFLKEGDIVAPHFVEKIAKLVKETNQPLDIIQFAQKHVGFIEQDTDNDEGLLISNKIYDLTTDHTPFAYLNQNLYGKLFATNIIKNYRIRFRDSNRFDALFVYRVLGHAKTFYKLPDVLITHLKTPLRYSVFDLVNQWPHILNYYRKIGTYKELRDELNYAYIYQLAYSFLSLTRQLENKQLYKKALRFSYDRMSGKLGNNFQKNKVYQKHQNEKFSAWIKEYGDQVSLELRRLK